A region from the Clostridium beijerinckii genome encodes:
- a CDS encoding transcriptional regulator, translating to MDIKSIELFWSATIDEVKKGYIETDEEYKCIVCEETFQKGRIYEIKSELYDARRATEIHIEEKHSSMLEYLLGMNSAFTGVSDVQRELITLISQGLSDKEVAVKLGVAASTIRNHRYKLREKEKQAKLFLAMMDLLSKDTNKKINKLEKEIICDAHKTATTLDDRYNITDKEKNDVIKNYMDENKGLKNYPAKEKKKIIVLEEIAKNFSKDKIYSEKDINKILKRIYEDYATIRRALIEYGFIERSNDCSSYWVKE from the coding sequence ATGGATATAAAATCAATTGAATTATTTTGGAGTGCAACAATAGATGAAGTCAAAAAGGGTTATATAGAAACTGATGAGGAGTATAAATGTATAGTTTGTGAAGAAACATTTCAAAAGGGACGTATATATGAAATAAAATCAGAATTGTATGATGCAAGAAGAGCAACGGAAATTCATATTGAGGAAAAGCATAGTTCGATGCTTGAATATCTACTCGGTATGAATTCAGCTTTTACAGGAGTATCAGATGTTCAAAGAGAGTTAATAACATTAATATCTCAAGGATTATCTGATAAAGAAGTTGCAGTAAAGCTTGGAGTTGCTGCATCAACTATTAGAAATCACCGTTATAAGTTAAGAGAAAAAGAAAAACAAGCAAAACTATTTCTAGCCATGATGGATTTGCTTTCAAAAGATACAAATAAGAAGATTAATAAGTTGGAAAAGGAAATTATATGTGATGCTCATAAAACAGCAACTACTTTAGATGACAGATATAATATAACTGATAAAGAAAAAAATGATGTGATTAAAAATTATATGGATGAGAACAAAGGGTTGAAGAATTATCCGGCTAAAGAAAAGAAAAAGATTATTGTATTAGAAGAAATAGCTAAGAATTTTTCTAAAGATAAAATCTATTCTGAAAAAGATATTAATAAGATTCTGAAGAGAATATATGAGGATTATGCAACTATAAGAAGAGCTTTAATAGAATATGGATTTATTGAAAGATCAAATGATTGTAGTAGTTATTGGGTGAAAGAGTAG
- a CDS encoding amino acid ABC transporter substrate-binding protein gives MHKICKKLLVLIIIVINYIVIIISLGTGVSNAEISNNVNKTDRLESIKEKGVLTVASSNDVPFAYIDPKTNKFAGIDAEIIVEVAKRLGINKVEMKQVPFDNLLVELNNNKDIDMITSGMYVTDDRKKEALFTNIWYKESEAIIVPKVSRIAFKEDLKNAVIGALKGTAFLELAQKWQKDGLVKDVIIFESQSELLSSVNTGKIDAAITDSILAEYLISKNKSFYLKILEPYEPEAPGMIAAAVRKSDTTLANAVNEQIDDMKIDKTILKILKKYGLDENYFVSVKDGHLSGE, from the coding sequence ATGCATAAAATATGCAAAAAATTATTGGTTTTAATTATTATTGTTATAAATTATATTGTAATAATAATTAGTCTTGGTACAGGAGTTAGTAATGCTGAGATATCAAACAATGTTAATAAAACCGATAGATTAGAATCAATAAAAGAAAAAGGGGTATTAACTGTTGCTTCATCAAATGATGTACCATTTGCATATATAGATCCTAAAACAAATAAGTTTGCAGGTATAGATGCAGAAATTATAGTTGAAGTTGCAAAGCGACTTGGGATAAATAAAGTTGAAATGAAACAAGTTCCATTTGATAATTTATTAGTGGAATTAAATAATAATAAAGATATAGATATGATAACAAGTGGAATGTACGTTACAGATGACCGTAAAAAAGAGGCACTATTTACAAATATATGGTATAAAGAATCAGAAGCTATTATTGTTCCTAAAGTTTCAAGAATTGCTTTCAAAGAAGATTTAAAAAATGCAGTAATAGGAGCATTAAAGGGAACCGCTTTCTTAGAGCTAGCTCAAAAATGGCAAAAAGATGGTTTAGTAAAAGACGTAATAATATTTGAAAGTCAATCTGAATTATTGTCATCCGTAAATACTGGCAAAATAGATGCAGCTATAACTGATTCTATACTTGCAGAATATCTTATATCAAAGAATAAGAGCTTTTATCTAAAGATATTAGAGCCATATGAACCAGAAGCTCCTGGAATGATAGCTGCAGCTGTTAGAAAAAGTGATACTACTTTAGCAAACGCAGTGAATGAACAAATTGATGACATGAAAATTGATAAAACAATTCTAAAAATTCTTAAAAAATATGGGCTAGATGAAAATTATTTTGTTTCAGTGAAAGATGGTCATCTTTCAGGTGAATAA